A region from the Helcococcus ovis genome encodes:
- a CDS encoding type II toxin-antitoxin system RelE/ParE family toxin — protein sequence MKYKIIFSENAKRDLISIVRYISDELLESNIAEKLLYRILKAIKFLDEFPNRHRLCDYQEWKDKGLRVLPIENYLVFYIPDESSQIVKIYRIIY from the coding sequence ATGAAATATAAGATAATATTTTCTGAAAATGCTAAAAGAGATTTAATAAGCATTGTAAGATATATTTCGGATGAATTATTAGAATCCAATATTGCTGAAAAGTTATTGTATAGAATATTGAAAGCTATTAAATTTCTTGATGAATTTCCAAACAGGCATAGATTATGTGATTATCAAGAATGGAAAGACAAAGGGCTCAGAGTTTTACCTATTGAGAACTATCTTGTATTTTACATTCCTGATGAGTCAAGTCAAATAGTTAAAATATACCGTATTATATACTGA
- a CDS encoding type II toxin-antitoxin system RelB/DinJ family antitoxin, with the protein MARTSNIYVRVEPDIKEQAEAVLEKLGIPMSNAVSIFLRQVVMQNGLPFEVKIPNTKPLSLSNLSEAEFNMQMLKAHNDFENGRTYSFEEIEKELKKELGR; encoded by the coding sequence ATGGCAAGAACATCAAATATTTATGTAAGAGTAGAACCTGATATTAAAGAGCAGGCGGAAGCGGTGCTTGAAAAGCTTGGAATACCAATGTCAAATGCCGTATCTATTTTTTTAAGACAGGTTGTAATGCAAAATGGTTTGCCTTTTGAAGTTAAAATCCCTAATACAAAGCCTCTTTCTTTATCCAATTTATCAGAAGCAGAATTTAATATGCAAATGCTAAAAGCCCATAATGATTTTGAGAATGGAAGAACGTATAGTTTTGAAGAAATAGAAAAGGAGTTAAAGAAAGAGTTAGGTAGATGA